ATGGAGAAGTATAGAGATGCGATTGAGAGGATTTATTTGTAGGGATTAGTTTCAATGAACTGAAATATGCAATGCCGCTTAATCATTCCCGCCATTATGTTTTCCTTGTTAAGTATCGGATGTGGAAATTCTACAGCGAGGACCGAGCAAAACACTGCCGCTGACAGTGCAAGTTTTGTAATTCGGTTTGATAAAACAATGGGAGATAAAGATGGCTTTTATTTAAATGGATATATCGTTCCAGTTCCTTTTAACATGATTGATAGTCTACATGGGAAGTTAATAGAGGTTTCCGGAGTAATAACAGTGCATAAGGGGGCTGAAGAGTATATGAAAGAGCAAGGAGAAGAAGTTCAAGCGAGAAGCGGTCCTTCTAAACATATCATGAATCCTGTTATTAAGATTGTATCAACTGAATCTAAAGCGAAATAGTTTTTTAGAGTTTATCGCATACCCAGTTTTGTCACCAAAATTGCATTCATTTTTTCCCGTCGCTGCAAATCTTTTATCTTCGCAGCATGCTTCCAAAATACAAACGCATTCTCCTCAAACTTTCCGGCGAGTCATTAATGGGCGATAAAAATTTCGGGATGGATTCAACGGTGATCTCCCAATATGCCCAAAGTATCAAAAGCATTACCGCACTGGGTGTGCAGGTAGCCATCGTGATTGGCGGCGGAAATATTTACAGGGGAATGAACGAAGCTGAAACAGGTATTGAACGTGCCCATGGCGATTATATGGGTATGCTGGCAACAGTGATCAACGGCATGGCGCTTCAGGCTGGTTTGGAAAAAGCAGGTGTGTACACACGATTGCAAAGTGCCATCAAGATGGAACAGATCGCTGAACCATATATCCGTCGTCGTGCTATTCGTCATTTGGAGAAAGGACGTGTGGTGATCTTTGGTGCAGGTACAGGTAATCCCTATTTCACAACCGATACTGCAGGTTCACTCCGTGCGATTGAAATTAATGCCGACGTAATTCTGAAAGGCACAAGGGTAGATGGCATTTACACAGCCGATCCGGAAAAAGATCCTACTGCTACAAAATATGAAACCATCACATTCCAGGAATGTCTCAGTAAAAACCTGCGGGTGATGGATATGACAGCTTTCACACTCTGCATGGAAAATAATCTTCCCATCATTGTATTTGATATGAACAAGCCAAACAACCTGAAGCGTGTTGTTACAGGCGAAAATGTTGGAACTATTGTAAGTAAAGCTTAGCGGTTTTCACAAAAGGAAAGGTTTTGGGGATAAAATTATGCAACGGGCAGTAGCTCCCTTCTCTTAATGCTGTTAACTTTCCTGTGTAATAATTTCCCTGCTGTACCTAAAACAACCACTCATGTTACTTGCTATCCAGATCTCTGTTTTTGAAATTGTGATGTTCCAGATCGGTGCATTAGTGCTTGGCTTTGTGATCCATTACTTCTGGAACATACGCAATGGCAGCCAGTTCGACCAGGATATTGATGTAGAAAAATTTGAAAAAGAGGCACACGACTGGCGCATGAAATATTACAATGTGCTGGAGCAACAGAAAGAATCAGGCGAACATCTCAGCAAAGATCTCTTGCAGGCAAGAGAGAATGAACAACTATTGATTGATGAAATTGAAGAACTGAAAGAACTGATAAAAGAATTAAAGCAACGTCCGCCACAACAGGTGATCGTTGAATCTTCCACTTCTGTTATTGCAACTGAGGTAAGCCCGGCTGAATATCTTGCTCAACTTAAATCGGCACAGGATCATTTATTGCAACACAACCAGAATATTTCCAAACTGTTGAACCAGGTTGATCTGCTGGAGAAAGTAGAACAGAAGCACCAGGATACGCTACAACAGAATCAATACCTCACCGAACAATTACAATTATTACGTCGCTCACTCACAGAGAAGGAAAGCGAACTGAATAACATCCGCCAGCAAACGGTGCTTACACAGGAAATGAAGAACCGTTTAGAAACAGCTTACGATGAGTTCAATGAAATTCAGTCGAAGTTGTTGAAAGTGGAGCAGCAATTAACATCGCCCCAAACACATTCACTGCACAACGATGAATTGGAAGAAGCCAATCACATGTTATCGGTTGAGTTAAATGATATGCGCATCAAACAGCGTGAGCTGGTGGAAGAAAATTCACGTCTATCCCAGCATGTGATTGAAATGGAAAGCAAGTTAAAAGAATCAAATCTGCAGCGCCAGCAATTAAGTAAACGCAACGATTTCCTTGAAGAGTTGAACAAAGATCTGCAGCAGGTATCGGATCATAATAAGAAACTGGAATCGCAACTCTCCCGTCTTTCAGAAATTGAAGCAATGCTGGCAAGAATTTCTGCCGGACAAAATCAGTAAATCAGCGGTTGGTATTTTTTCCTTCATTAGATTTGGCACTTCACTAAAACAATTGTTTTATGTCGTCCATTGCAGACATCCGTCGTGATTATTCCTTAAAAACATTGAGCGAAACTGAAGTAACTGAAAATCCTTTCCAGCAATTTGCTGATTGGTGGCAACAGGCCATAGAATCCGAAATTGATGAAGTAAATGCGATGACGCTTGCAACTGCATCGCTGGAAGGAGTTCCATCGGCACGAATTGTTTTACTGAAAGGATATGATGAAAAAGGGTTTGTGTTTTACACCAACTATGAAAGTGCCAAGGGCCAGGAGTTGGCCGAAAACCCAAGAGCAAGTTTACTGTTCTTCTGGAAAGAGCTGGAGCGCCAGGTACGCATAACAGGGTTGGTTGAAAAAGTGAGTACACAAGAAAATGATGAATATTTTTTATCACGCCCAACTGGTTCACAAATTGGTGCATGGGCATCGCCACAAAGTCATGTTATTGAAAACAGGAGCTGGCTGGAGAATAAAGTGAAAGAGCTGGAAGTAAAATTCAGCACAGAAAAATTAACACGTCCATCTCATTGGGGAGGTTATAGGGTAAAACCTGTGATCATTGAATTCTGGCAAGGAAGAAGCAGCCGATTGCACGATCGTATTCAATATACGTTGCAGGAGAACAATAACTGGAAGATCGAACGGTTAGCGCCTTAAGCAAGATGGGATTTATGATTTACGATGGCTGATGTAGGATGTGAAAAAATCCTCACTCATTAATATTTGCTGTAATTAAATTAAGAACGAACATAAAAAAAGCAGGCGATCACTTACGTAACAACCTGCTTCAGGAATTTTCGCTTATAGCGGAAGCTTATTTTGTTTCAGCCTTCTTCGCAGCTTTTTTTACAACAGCTACTTTAGCCGGACGGCTCTTGCCAAATGAACCTTTAAAGCGTTTCCCTTTTGCTGTTTTTTTATCACCTCTGCCCATAGTAATTTATTTGAATTGTAAAAGTAATGATGATGGAGCAATAGTTGCCCGTTAAAATGAAAAAAGCAAGAAACGATCAGTTTCTTGCTTTTCCAGTAAGGTCAAGCATTAGAGTTTTGCAGCTAATTCTTTACCAGCTTTAAACTTAGCTACTTTTTTCGCTTTGATTTTGATGGTTGCACCAGTTTGTGGGTTACGGCCAGTACGTGCTGCACGCTTTGTAACAGAGAAAGTACCGAAACCAACCAATGTTACTTTACCGCCACCTTTCAATGTTTTGGTAACAGCTTCTACGAAAGAATCCAATACAGCATTTGCCTGTGTCTTTGAAATTTCTGCATCTTCGGAAAGTTTTGCAACTAATTCAGCTTTGTTCATAGTGAGAATTTTTTAAGTGGAGCAAATATAGAGGGTTTTGCTTTCCAACAAAATTTTTTTACGTGTTTCGAAAGGTGTAAGAAATCGCTCAAATCCGCACGGGGAAAGGATTCCGCAGTAGTTAAAAAATCTAACAGATGTATGCAAATAATCACATTGCCCTGAAACTATTGACAGACAAGGGTTTCAGAGATGTTGTTCTGAAAGCCTTGTCAGTTAAGGCTTTCAGCGTGTGGATAAAGAAAAATCAGGAGTTGAGTTTTTGCACAATTACTGCACAACTTCCATAATACTACGGAATGCAATGATACGATTGCCCCATTTATCAAATACTTTTTGACGAAGTGCTCCTGCATGGTGCTGCACATATTCTTCCTGCTGTTGTTTTGTTTCAGCAAAATATTGAGCAGTATAAGTTGGTCCGTCTTCTTCATCAATGTCAAGCAGTTTCAATAATTGCCCGCTTTTGAAATAACCTGTGGCTATCACTTCAGGAATATGTTCTTCGAGCATCCATTTCACCCATGCATCATGAATGCTCCAATCAAGTTTTGAGGTAACATTATATACGATCATGTTATTTTATTTTCAATTCAAGATAAACAGGACAATGATCGCTGTGTTTTACATCAGGATAAATTTCTGCATCCTTTAAATTAGCTTTTAATGGTTCTGTTACACTAATGTAATCAATACGCCATCCTTTGTTCTGCAAACGTACACTGGGGAAACGTTGGCTCCACCAACTATAGCGGTGAGGTTCTGGATGAAATTCACGAAACGTATCAACCCATCCATTCTCATAAAACTTTGTCATCCATTCACGTTCGGCTGGTAAAAATCCACTTGAATTTTTGTTGCCTTTGGGATCATGAATATCTATTTCCTTGTGTGCAATGTTATAATCGCCGCAAAGAATAAGTTTAGGATGTTTCTTCTTTAGCTCGTTCAACCATGTATAATATTCATCGAGCCACTGATATTTAAATTCCTGGCGAACATCACCACTTGTGCCGCTGGGGAAATAAGTATTGATGAGACGAATATCTCCAAACTGTAATTGTATCACACGGCCTTCGTCATCACTAGGCCCATGTCCATTGCCAGTTTCAACAGCATCGGGTTTTATTTTAGTGAACACCGCCACACCACTGTAACCTTTCTTTTGTGCACTGAACCAATAATCGTGGTAGCCAAGGTCATTGAATAAGGTATAGTCAACATCTTCTTTCTGCGCTTTTGTTTCCTGTACACAAATAATGTCAGCTGGATCTGTTTTCAGCCAATCGATAAAACCTTTTTTAATGGCAGCACGAATACCGTTTACGTTATAAGAAATAATACGCATGATAATTTATTCTTTGGCGAAAGTAAGAAAGGCAAGTAATACTCGATATAAAAAGAAAGGCATTCCTTTTTTTGAAATGCCTTTTTATCAAGAAATAAGAATAATAACTATGCTTTTCGCTTATAAAAAGTCTGTTCTATTTTTTTGTCAACCGGTTTTACCGTTTGCAGGAATTTATAGATGGCTTTGATCTCCATATCACTCATGCGACTGAAAGGTCCCCATGCCATGGGACTGTGTTTGTTGAGTTTTCCCTGACGTATACGGGTGCGGAACATCTCCTCACTCCAGCCATAAATACGTCCTGTTCCTTTATGTGGTGTAAGATTTGGACTTTGGCATTCGTAGTTTTTAGGATCAATAACAGATTCCATTTTAAAACCGCCTGCAAAAGGTTCGCCAATAAAAGCACCCGTCATCAGATCCCGATCAGTATGACAACCGTTACAATTTGCAACACTAACAGCAAGGTATCTTCCATATTCAACAGTTGTATCTGCTTTTACTTCTTTAGGAGGAGTAGCAGTTGGGCCAACAGGTTTTAAAACAAACGCTTTAATGACCATGCCTAACAGATTCATTTTATTTTCAGGTACTTTGTTGTTCACTGGTTTTATTGTACGGATATATGAAATAACAGCAGCAAGATCAGCATCACTCATATCATGAAAAGGCATAAAGTCGAATAAAGCTCTTCCATCATGACCTACACCATAACGGAGAGAACGTGCAATTGCCTCATCAGAAATATTGCCAATACCGGTTTCTTTATCAGGAGTGATATTTCTGGAATAGATATGACCTATTGGTAAAGCAAAATCATAACCGCCCGGTAAGTCAACTTCTTCGCCTTTATTCACCAGTTCTTCTGTGCCCTTTTTAGCGTGGCAATCGGCGCAATGTGCAGGTCCGTACACAAGATATTTACCTCTTGCAAGAACAGCGCTGTCGGTTGTTGCTTTAATGTTGGGATAAGGAGCGTCGTACTTTTTGTTTTGGTTGAGTAGTACGATAACTGTAACTCCTGCAATGATGAATAAAAGGATAAGCCCTGTCCATTTAAGGATTTTTTTAAACATGATGGTTGGTTTTGGGTGATGATTGAACAATCTAAGAAAGCACAAAAGATAAAAACAATTTTAAAATAATGCAAGGGGCAGACAAAAAGGTGGTGGCCACTACCGGCACTTTTAAAAAACAGGTATTATTGTATAAACGATCAACATGGAGAATGATCTGAAATATGCCTCTGAGGAAAACACAGCCCAATCATCTGTGTTATCAGATATTGCAACATTGAACTATAATTATGCAAGCGCAGTTCAACGTTTTTTTAATTGGTTGATCGATAATTTAGTTATGCGTTTTGCTGTAAGCTATCTTACTGGCGCTGCAGTGGGCCTTCTTCTGCAGATAGTCTCTCCCGAAATATTATTTGAACTGGCATCGGGAGAACGTGGTTTTGTTTTCTGGGTCGTGAGTTATTTTATCGGCATTTGTAACTATCTCTTTTATTATACGCTATGCGAAAAACTTTTCAGGGGTTACACACTCGGTAAATTAATAACAGGCACAAGAGCCATACGAGACGATGATGCCGAACTAAAATTTAAAGATGCGTTGATGCGTTCACTTTGCCGTATTGTTCCCTTTGAAGTATTGAGTGCCTTAGCCGGTTTTCCCTGGCATGATACATGGACAAAAACAAAAGTGGTGAAAACAAGATAAAAGTTGAATGGTATTAAAAATGAAATGCCAGCTTCAGTTTTATAAAGAACGGATTGCCCGGTGTGTAATGTAACTCTGTAACGGGATCGGTTTCATTTCTTAATCTTGATTCAGTTGCAAACTGCGCTTCATTCCATTGGGTGTTGAATAAATTCTCAACAACTGTTGCCAGCTCAAACTTACTGAACGCATAACTGAGCGAAGCATCAGTTACAAAATATCCTTTTGCTGTAATACTGTAGTCTTCATTAGCAGCACGGTTCGCAAGGTAACGATAGCGTAAACTTGCATTCCAGCTGTTGTACTGGTAATTGATTCCACCGGTACTTGTAACAGTTGGTGCAAGCGGAATATAGTTTTCACCTTTTGCATCTTCAACACTTCTTGCATGCGCAAGATTAATATTGGCATCGGCTGTTAAAGCTTTCAACGGTTGCCAGCGAACAGAAACATCTGCACCATATCTTCTTGTTTTACCGCCCGGCTCAACAATACCTTCATCGCCCACATACACAAACTCCTGTTCAAGAAACAAATGCCAGGCTGCGGCATTAATGAGTAAGCTCTTGAATGGTTTCCAGATAAAACCAAGATCAGAACCGTAAGATGCCGGTAAAACACGTTTACCTGTTTGCGGCAACACCACACGTGTATCATTGCTATGGAAGCCTTTGCCGTTCTTCAGGTATAGCTGCAATGATTTGTTTACTGTGTAGAAAATATTCAGCTTAGGACTTACAATTGCTTTTTGTTGTGATGCTAAAGACGGGTTTAACTTATCGCTGTAATCAAAGTGAAAATAATCAAGTCTTGCCCCAAGGTTTAACAGCCAGTTGCCTTGTTCAATTTTTTCATCGGCATACAGCCATGCATTTGCTTCTCTTACATTTCCCAATGCAACAGCATCGAGAATTTCTGTTTTATTTTTTGTGCGTGAAAGTTCAGAATTGTCTGTAGCATCAACTCTTACTCCGCTGCCGATACTGCTGGTGAAAGTAGTTTTGCCTTTGTATTTTTTCGATTGCCAGTTTGATTGCCATCCATAAATGTCTCTTGCTTCCTGTTGCCTGATCTGATCTCCATTTACAGGATCGTTCAGGAAAAAAGTAAAGTTTGAAATAAGATTGAAATGGTAACGGGAATAAAACAACTGATGCTCCAGCAGATCATCGTTGCGTAAACGTTGCTGCAGTTTTGTGCTGATGTTGATACGGCCGGTGTAACCACCTTCGGTATTATCGATAGCACCGAAACGTGAGATAGTTCCATCTTTCACTGCACGTTCAGGAATTTGTCCGGATGCATCCCAGCGACTGTTGAATACATTGGCTTGCACAAATAATTTGTTGCGTTCATTCAACTGTGCATTATACTTTCCCCAGATATTAAAACGGTTAAAGTTCTGCGGACTTTCAAATGCCCCATCAGAATAAATATATTCAGAAGCGATGTAAGCACTTTGTTTTTGATTGGATGCAGGCAACAGGTTTACCATTGCTAAAGCTCTGTAACTGTTAAATGACCCAACTTCTGTTTGCACAGTGTTTTGCGAAAGACGATTAGCTGTTTGCAGTTCAACATAACCGGCAGTATTGAAGTTGCCTTGCTCTGCATAATAACTTCCTTTACCATAGTCGATCGTTTTTACGAGTTCAGGAATTACAAAATGCAGATCGGCATAGCCTTGCCCGTGTGCATGCGAAGGCATATTCACGGGCATGCCATCAACAGTGATTCTTACATCTGTTCCATGATCAACATCAAAGCCACGTAAAAATATTTGCTCCGCTTTACCACCACCCTGGTGTTGTGCAATAAACAATCCGGGCACATAGCGTAAAAATTCCTGTGCTGAGTTTACAGGCCGTTGATTCAGATCAATCTTGCTGATGGTTGAATACACTTTATTGGCATTGCCCGCAGCGATCACTACCTCTTTCAGGTTGAAAGCAGCACGTGCTAATAATACAGTACTGTTGTTTGATGTATTGATCTCTTGTGTGGCATAGCCAATTGCAGAAACGATAACGATTGTTTCACCATTTTCCAATGCAATGCTGAAGCGACCATCTCTTGCTGCAGTTGTTAGCTTGGTTTTGCTTTGTACCACTGCACCTTCAACAGGTTCGTTTGTAACAGCATCAATAATTCGGCTGCTGTAATTAGTTTGTGCGGCAAGTACAAATACATGAAATGTAAAAATGGAAAGAAATAGAATTGCTTTCATAACAGTTAGTTGATGGTTAAAGCGTTTTTAATTCCGCTTTTATTTCATTAGCAGTTACAGGACCTAACTCAAAGCTGCTTTCCAATGCTTCTGCCAGGTATTGTTTTGCCAGTTTTGGCTTGCCGCTTTTTTTCAGCAGTAATCCTATATGATAAAGGGCATCGGGTTCAAATGTTTTGTTGATGATACGGCTCTCTGCAATTTTCACAGCTTCATCGAGTTGTCCGTTCTTATACAACGACCATGCAAACAATTCATACGATTGTGGAGTAGGTCGGTTACTGATCTCTTTTTGTGCAATAGACATAGCTGATGATTGATTATTCAATTCATCGCTCATAATTGTAAAAAGATATTTGTTGTACATGTCGCCGTAGGCTGGGTTACTCACTTTGTCAACAAATGAAGCGAGGTATTGATTCTTTGCCTGGTTGTTTTGTTCAAATGCAGCGATCTCACTCAGCATCAGATCGTAATCAGGAACAGGATGCTGCTCCTGCAACCAAAGCAATATTTTTTTGGCAAACTCTGTATTCTTATCATGTGAATATGCGATCCATGCAATGCCTTTCCATGCATGATAATAATCGGGATGATCTTTCACCACCTCAGTATACAGTTGATATGATTCACTGATACGGTTGTTATGGCCATACATATCGGCCAGGTTTGTTTTAACCCAAGGCAGCAATTGATCTTTCTTCGATTCCTTTATATCGGCATATGCTTTTTCCATAAAGCTGATACTTGCTTCGCTGTTGCCTTTATGATCTTCGAGTTTTGAAGCTCGGGTGTAATAGTCAAAATTATTTTTGTGGCGGAAGGCGTTGAGAATTGCTTCTGCCCGGTTGTAATTGCCCAGTTCAAGTTTTACATCAAACTGTTGCAAACGGGTCAAATACATATCATCACCCATTGTTGCAGCGGTATCAAGATAGCGTTCGGCTTGTATAAACTGATGCTGGGTAACACAGTTAGATGCCAATGAACGATAAATGCCTGATGAAAAACGCTTTTGCAATCGGTTAGCTACATGATATAAACTATCACTTTTATGTATGTCACTTATCTGGCCGCTGTATTGAAAACGTTGATTGTACAATGATGCCAGTTTGATCTGGCTGCTCATATCATCAGCTGTTATTGCAAGACGATCATTCCAGAACTTCATATCAGCTGCAATTGTTTCCAACGCTTTTGCAGATGTTGTTTGTTCGAGCAATGCCATGATCTTTTCTTCCTGCACAACAGGCTTGCCGTTTTTTGAACAGGCTGCCATCAGAACGGTGCAACAAAGAATGATAAAAGACTTATACATAAAAGATGGTTTGTAGTTTACGGTAGTGGTTTAAAAAAGGCGAAGGCTTTCACCTTCGCCTTTACTTGTTTCTCTTGGTTCGCCTATAATTAATGAGGTGTAGCCAAATAGGGGAATGAAGTGAGGAATGCTTTATCGTTTGCATTTACCTTATCACTTGTAAGACCAGGATTTGCACTGCCATCAGGACCACCGAATAACAGTAACAGTTCCACATCAATTACATCATCACCCAATGCACGGCCTGTTAAAACATTTGTGCCATCAAAGAATGTTGTCTTTTTATTTGTAGCAACATTCAATACATCCGTTACCAGCAGGCCAATCAACTGATCAACATTTTGACCTAATGCATTTGTTGTGTAACCCGGATTTAATGCCAGGAAATTTGCTTTGAACTTTGCGAAGAAAGCGGCATTCATTGCTGATGGAGCTGTTATATTAAAAGCATCTTTATCAGCAGGCGCATTGAATACGGTGTTAATTGCAGGGCGGGCCATTTGATCCTGAATTTCGTAAACCTGTTGTGTAGCAGGAGCATTTTCTTTCTTACAGGCAACAAAGAACATTGTGCCGGCAAGAACTGTGTATAAACCTATTTTGAGTTTCATCTGATTATAATTTTGTTTTTAAAATTTGGTTTGCTTAGTTGATCGCTTTTTTTGATTCAGCCCAAACGTTGATGGTGCCGCTTCCTCCTAATTTTGATTTAGGAACTTCAACAACAATACTCAATACGTTCGTGCCTTTGAAAGCATCGGTACCGGGATTGTTAAAGCCAGCAGCCATACCACCAACTACTTTTTTGAATTGATTCAGATCAAAGAAGAATGGATCATCACGTGGGCCGGCAAAAACTTTAATGCCATTTTCTTCGCCAATGATAGCTGTCTGTCCATACGGAGTAACACTTGCCTGCACACTAAATGCACTTGGACTGATAATGCTTTTTGAACCAGTAGAAGCTGGCTTGTAAGGGCCATAAATTCTCATCTTGTTGTTCATCACAACAGCTTGAATAACGAGATCTTCAACATTATCACCAGTGTTATCAATATTAAATTCTATGAGAGTTTTCTCATCAAATTTTGCAGCGCCGGTGGCTGAAGGTGATAGTAAACCTTGTGTGTTTGCAACAAATACAAGATTGTTTGTGTTTTCACCCTGGAAAACATACACATCAGTGATGTCAGTTGTCTGGTTAGATACAGCAGGTGCATCGAGGTGATCCGCAGCATAAATAATGCCCCCGGTTACAGCTACTGCTGCTGCAAGAACAGTCAGTAAAACTTTTCTCTTTTTCATTGTTTGATTTTTTTTGATTAAAAATTTTTTGATTGATGATTTGTATTCACATTACTCAGGGAGATGAGTTGGTACAGATATGATAGACTTACGTTAAACTGATGTGAATTGGATTTTAAAACA
The DNA window shown above is from Lacibacter sp. H375 and carries:
- the pyrH gene encoding UMP kinase, which gives rise to MLPKYKRILLKLSGESLMGDKNFGMDSTVISQYAQSIKSITALGVQVAIVIGGGNIYRGMNEAETGIERAHGDYMGMLATVINGMALQAGLEKAGVYTRLQSAIKMEQIAEPYIRRRAIRHLEKGRVVIFGAGTGNPYFTTDTAGSLRAIEINADVILKGTRVDGIYTADPEKDPTATKYETITFQECLSKNLRVMDMTAFTLCMENNLPIIVFDMNKPNNLKRVVTGENVGTIVSKA
- the pdxH gene encoding pyridoxamine 5'-phosphate oxidase codes for the protein MSSIADIRRDYSLKTLSETEVTENPFQQFADWWQQAIESEIDEVNAMTLATASLEGVPSARIVLLKGYDEKGFVFYTNYESAKGQELAENPRASLLFFWKELERQVRITGLVEKVSTQENDEYFLSRPTGSQIGAWASPQSHVIENRSWLENKVKELEVKFSTEKLTRPSHWGGYRVKPVIIEFWQGRSSRLHDRIQYTLQENNNWKIERLAP
- a CDS encoding 30S ribosomal protein THX; translation: MGRGDKKTAKGKRFKGSFGKSRPAKVAVVKKAAKKAETK
- a CDS encoding HU family DNA-binding protein, with translation MNKAELVAKLSEDAEISKTQANAVLDSFVEAVTKTLKGGGKVTLVGFGTFSVTKRAARTGRNPQTGATIKIKAKKVAKFKAGKELAAKL
- a CDS encoding DUF4286 family protein; the protein is MIVYNVTSKLDWSIHDAWVKWMLEEHIPEVIATGYFKSGQLLKLLDIDEEDGPTYTAQYFAETKQQQEEYVQHHAGALRQKVFDKWGNRIIAFRSIMEVVQ
- a CDS encoding exodeoxyribonuclease III: MRIISYNVNGIRAAIKKGFIDWLKTDPADIICVQETKAQKEDVDYTLFNDLGYHDYWFSAQKKGYSGVAVFTKIKPDAVETGNGHGPSDDEGRVIQLQFGDIRLINTYFPSGTSGDVRQEFKYQWLDEYYTWLNELKKKHPKLILCGDYNIAHKEIDIHDPKGNKNSSGFLPAEREWMTKFYENGWVDTFREFHPEPHRYSWWSQRFPSVRLQNKGWRIDYISVTEPLKANLKDAEIYPDVKHSDHCPVYLELKIK
- a CDS encoding c-type cytochrome — protein: MFKKILKWTGLILLFIIAGVTVIVLLNQNKKYDAPYPNIKATTDSAVLARGKYLVYGPAHCADCHAKKGTEELVNKGEEVDLPGGYDFALPIGHIYSRNITPDKETGIGNISDEAIARSLRYGVGHDGRALFDFMPFHDMSDADLAAVISYIRTIKPVNNKVPENKMNLLGMVIKAFVLKPVGPTATPPKEVKADTTVEYGRYLAVSVANCNGCHTDRDLMTGAFIGEPFAGGFKMESVIDPKNYECQSPNLTPHKGTGRIYGWSEEMFRTRIRQGKLNKHSPMAWGPFSRMSDMEIKAIYKFLQTVKPVDKKIEQTFYKRKA
- a CDS encoding RDD family protein, which gives rise to MENDLKYASEENTAQSSVLSDIATLNYNYASAVQRFFNWLIDNLVMRFAVSYLTGAAVGLLLQIVSPEILFELASGERGFVFWVVSYFIGICNYLFYYTLCEKLFRGYTLGKLITGTRAIRDDDAELKFKDALMRSLCRIVPFEVLSALAGFPWHDTWTKTKVVKTR
- a CDS encoding TonB-dependent receptor produces the protein MKAILFLSIFTFHVFVLAAQTNYSSRIIDAVTNEPVEGAVVQSKTKLTTAARDGRFSIALENGETIVIVSAIGYATQEINTSNNSTVLLARAAFNLKEVVIAAGNANKVYSTISKIDLNQRPVNSAQEFLRYVPGLFIAQHQGGGKAEQIFLRGFDVDHGTDVRITVDGMPVNMPSHAHGQGYADLHFVIPELVKTIDYGKGSYYAEQGNFNTAGYVELQTANRLSQNTVQTEVGSFNSYRALAMVNLLPASNQKQSAYIASEYIYSDGAFESPQNFNRFNIWGKYNAQLNERNKLFVQANVFNSRWDASGQIPERAVKDGTISRFGAIDNTEGGYTGRINISTKLQQRLRNDDLLEHQLFYSRYHFNLISNFTFFLNDPVNGDQIRQQEARDIYGWQSNWQSKKYKGKTTFTSSIGSGVRVDATDNSELSRTKNKTEILDAVALGNVREANAWLYADEKIEQGNWLLNLGARLDYFHFDYSDKLNPSLASQQKAIVSPKLNIFYTVNKSLQLYLKNGKGFHSNDTRVVLPQTGKRVLPASYGSDLGFIWKPFKSLLINAAAWHLFLEQEFVYVGDEGIVEPGGKTRRYGADVSVRWQPLKALTADANINLAHARSVEDAKGENYIPLAPTVTSTGGINYQYNSWNASLRYRYLANRAANEDYSITAKGYFVTDASLSYAFSKFELATVVENLFNTQWNEAQFATESRLRNETDPVTELHYTPGNPFFIKLKLAFHF
- a CDS encoding tetratricopeptide repeat protein; translation: MYKSFIILCCTVLMAACSKNGKPVVQEEKIMALLEQTTSAKALETIAADMKFWNDRLAITADDMSSQIKLASLYNQRFQYSGQISDIHKSDSLYHVANRLQKRFSSGIYRSLASNCVTQHQFIQAERYLDTAATMGDDMYLTRLQQFDVKLELGNYNRAEAILNAFRHKNNFDYYTRASKLEDHKGNSEASISFMEKAYADIKESKKDQLLPWVKTNLADMYGHNNRISESYQLYTEVVKDHPDYYHAWKGIAWIAYSHDKNTEFAKKILLWLQEQHPVPDYDLMLSEIAAFEQNNQAKNQYLASFVDKVSNPAYGDMYNKYLFTIMSDELNNQSSAMSIAQKEISNRPTPQSYELFAWSLYKNGQLDEAVKIAESRIINKTFEPDALYHIGLLLKKSGKPKLAKQYLAEALESSFELGPVTANEIKAELKTL
- a CDS encoding DUF4331 family protein; the protein is MKLKIGLYTVLAGTMFFVACKKENAPATQQVYEIQDQMARPAINTVFNAPADKDAFNITAPSAMNAAFFAKFKANFLALNPGYTTNALGQNVDQLIGLLVTDVLNVATNKKTTFFDGTNVLTGRALGDDVIDVELLLLFGGPDGSANPGLTSDKVNANDKAFLTSFPYLATPH
- a CDS encoding DUF4331 family protein, giving the protein MKKRKVLLTVLAAAVAVTGGIIYAADHLDAPAVSNQTTDITDVYVFQGENTNNLVFVANTQGLLSPSATGAAKFDEKTLIEFNIDNTGDNVEDLVIQAVVMNNKMRIYGPYKPASTGSKSIISPSAFSVQASVTPYGQTAIIGEENGIKVFAGPRDDPFFFDLNQFKKVVGGMAAGFNNPGTDAFKGTNVLSIVVEVPKSKLGGSGTINVWAESKKAIN